The segment ACACGGTAAGTCATGATCATTTTTGGCCCCATACCATCGCGCCGCTTAGGCAAAAGCCTGGGAATCAATAATGTCCCTATGCCAAAAACCTGCACCTACGCTTGTGTTTATTGTCAGGTTGGATCCACCCGTAATCATACCATTGAACGGGCAGCATTTTATTCCCCTCGATTTATTTTTGATGAGGTAAAAAAACACCTGGAGAAAATTCGCCAGGAAGATTTTCCTGATTATCTCTCCTTTGTTCCCAACGGAGAGCCAAGCCTTGACATTCATTTGGGTGAGAGCATCAGGCTGTTAAAAAGCCTGGGTATCCCGGTAGCAGTAATCACCAATGCTTCCCTTTTATCAGACAAGAAAGTGATTGATGAGCTATGTGAGGCTGATTGGGTGTCACTGAAAAATGACAGTGCTGACGAAACCATTTGGAGATCCATCAATCATCCCCATAAGCATCTCCTGTGGGAACCCCTTCAAAAAGGGCTCGATGATTTTGCAAAAGTTTATCAGGGCAAGCTTGTAACAGAAACGATGCTTGTTGAAGGAATCAATGATGCCCCCGAAGTCCTCCGGCATACAGCCGCCCGAATTGCCAGGCTGAATCCATTCAAGGCTTATCTTGCCATCCCCATCAGGCCCCCAGCAAATTCAAAAGTTCATCCACCCTCAGAGCAGGTCATTACCGAGGCCTACCAGATTTATGGTGAACAGGGACTAAAGACCGAGTTGCTGCTAGGATTTGAAGGAACCGATACCGGGTTCACAGGCAATGCCGAAGAGGATATTCTGAATATTTCTGCCGTGCATCCCATTAGGGAGGATACCATGGCTGAACTGCTCAGGAAAAATAAGGCAAGCCCGGAACTGGTGGACAGGCTGATCCAGGAGAGTAGAATTAAAGTAGTTTCATTCAATGGGAAAAATTTTTTCCTTAGAAACATCCGCTCAAGAGCATGATCAGTTTACTCAAGAAAAAATATGGACGGCTTTGCCTTGGATTGAAAGTGGATTACCATGGAAGTGAAACACCAATCCGGTTTCATGATGAACCCTTGAGATTTTGTGAAGCAGTCAATAAAGCTTTTGACAGGCCATTACTGATAAAGCCTGCTGACTTAAGATGCATGGGATCGAAGCGAAGCATGGGACTCACTATGGATGAAAGAGCGCTCGTTGAAAATATACATCAGGAAAGTGGTATTGATCGGGAATTCATCTGGCAAGCAGTCAAGGATATCCCACGTTTGGAGAAACCCATTGAAAACATTTTACTGGGCATTGACAGCCAAATGGAAAAAGAGATACAGCCTGATATGTACATCGTATTTCTTCAACCGGCACAAGCCATGGAATTAATGAAAGATTACGCCTTAAAGCTAAAGGAATTTGCTGTGATCAAGCCTTGTATCTTCATGTCAGTATGCGGCAATGTCTTTGTTAACACGATAAAAAGTCGTGTTTTAAGCATCTCCTTTGGCTGTCCTGACTCACGTAAATATGCGGGATTGACCGATGACCTGCTGGTAGCAGGAATCCCACATGAAAGTTGCAAAAAACTCTTTTCCTGAAAACCGAAAAAATAAAATTTATATGAAACCTGAGATTGAAAAAATAAAACTGGAGAAGGTAAAGAACATCATCGTGGTAGCCTCAGGGAAAGGTGGTGTAGGAAAATCCACGGTAGCAGTAAACCTTGCTGTTGCGTTTGCCCGTAGTGGCTTGCGCGTGGCCCTGGTGGATGCAGACATATATGGTCCTTCCATTCCCCGCATGATGGGGATAGAAAATGAAAAACCCGGGGTAAATACCAGCGATCAGAAGCAGGTGATGCTGCCTATTGAGAAGTATGGGATCAAGGTGATATCGATAGGCTTTTTTATCACCAAGAGTCAATCGTTGATCTGGCGCGGCCCTCTGGCAGGAAAAGCCATTACTCAGTTGCTGGAGGAAACCTTTTGGGATGAGATCGATGTGATGATCATTGATTTTCCGCCCGGAACCGGCGACATTCAAATCACCACCGTACAGAAGATGGAGCTGACGGGAGCGATTATTGTCACCACGCCCCAGGAAATATCGCTGAACGACGCCCGCAAAGCGGCTTCTATGTTCTCGAACCCTGACGTTGGCGTACCAATCCTCGGAGTGGTCGAAAACATGGCCTGGTTTACGCCCGCTAAGCACCCCGATGAGAAATATTTCATTTTCGGAGAAGGTGGTGGTAAAAACCTGGCCCAGGAATTAAACACCCACCTCCTTGGACAAATCCCGCTGGTTATGGAGGTGGCCGAAGCTGCTGAAAAAGGACTGAGTGTTTTTTCACAGGGTGACCAGGGAGCAATCAAGGCTTTTGATGAGATTTCTGAAAAAATCATAAACAACTCTTTAACGCTTTAACCCTAAATTTTAAAAAAATAGTTGAAATGAAAAAAACCGATGTATTGATTATTGGAGGCAGTGCTGCTGGGATGGTAGCTGCCCTGACAGGAAAATCATCCTGGCCGGATAAAAAGTTCATCCTGGTGAAAAAGCTAAAGGATATGATGGTACCCTGTGGTATCCCCTACATCTTTGGCACCCTGGAAAACAGCAACCAGAATATCATGCCCGTTGACAATATGATGGAAAAAGCCGGGATAGAGTCGATAGTCGATGAAGTGACTGCCATTGATAAAACGGAAAAAACCGCTACCCTGAAAAGCGGTG is part of the Bacteroides sp. genome and harbors:
- a CDS encoding radical SAM protein, whose amino-acid sequence is MIIFGPIPSRRLGKSLGINNVPMPKTCTYACVYCQVGSTRNHTIERAAFYSPRFIFDEVKKHLEKIRQEDFPDYLSFVPNGEPSLDIHLGESIRLLKSLGIPVAVITNASLLSDKKVIDELCEADWVSLKNDSADETIWRSINHPHKHLLWEPLQKGLDDFAKVYQGKLVTETMLVEGINDAPEVLRHTAARIARLNPFKAYLAIPIRPPANSKVHPPSEQVITEAYQIYGEQGLKTELLLGFEGTDTGFTGNAEEDILNISAVHPIREDTMAELLRKNKASPELVDRLIQESRIKVVSFNGKNFFLRNIRSRA
- a CDS encoding DUF169 domain-containing protein — encoded protein: MISLLKKKYGRLCLGLKVDYHGSETPIRFHDEPLRFCEAVNKAFDRPLLIKPADLRCMGSKRSMGLTMDERALVENIHQESGIDREFIWQAVKDIPRLEKPIENILLGIDSQMEKEIQPDMYIVFLQPAQAMELMKDYALKLKEFAVIKPCIFMSVCGNVFVNTIKSRVLSISFGCPDSRKYAGLTDDLLVAGIPHESCKKLFS
- a CDS encoding Mrp/NBP35 family ATP-binding protein, with the translated sequence MKPEIEKIKLEKVKNIIVVASGKGGVGKSTVAVNLAVAFARSGLRVALVDADIYGPSIPRMMGIENEKPGVNTSDQKQVMLPIEKYGIKVISIGFFITKSQSLIWRGPLAGKAITQLLEETFWDEIDVMIIDFPPGTGDIQITTVQKMELTGAIIVTTPQEISLNDARKAASMFSNPDVGVPILGVVENMAWFTPAKHPDEKYFIFGEGGGKNLAQELNTHLLGQIPLVMEVAEAAEKGLSVFSQGDQGAIKAFDEISEKIINNSLTL
- a CDS encoding FAD/NAD(P)-binding oxidoreductase — its product is MKKTDVLIIGGSAAGMVAALTGKSSWPDKKFILVKKLKDMMVPCGIPYIFGTLENSNQNIMPVDNMMEKAGIESIVDEVTAIDKTEKTATLKSG